In Manduca sexta isolate Smith_Timp_Sample1 unplaced genomic scaffold, JHU_Msex_v1.0 HiC_scaffold_2713, whole genome shotgun sequence, a genomic segment contains:
- the LOC119192378 gene encoding uncharacterized protein LOC119192378 produces the protein PELVFSADSDDEGSPTTPVRRPSETSTVDEAQVNYQVLRNHPSPDETSTSTLGEDFKSYKVNLPKEIDDASTTYDANSILFDETSIAPSEMSVYCGTLKKKKTRSKEEKQLRDFDMWQASNVEVMQNLLSRSGTLDEQIKWEAIATARGLCTLTDSCTCGDCTGAKYLAGVADGDGGLGAAPLFNAISVGCQIQ, from the exons CCCGAGCTAGTGTTCAGTGCAGACAGCGATGATGAG GGTTCTCCGACTACCCCGGTGCGACGTCCCAGCGAGACGAGCACTGTGGATGAAGCCCAG GTAAACTACCAAGTCCTGAGAAACCATCCGTCACCGGACGAGACCTCAACATCCACACTCGGAGAAGACTTCAAGTCATACAAAGTAAATCTTCCTAAAGAGATCGACGATGCCTCTACTACATACGATGCCAACTCCATACTCTTCGACGAGACTTCCATAGCGCCTAGCGAGATGTCGGTATACTGTGGCAcactgaagaagaagaagaccAGGAGCAAGGAGGAGAAGCAGCTGAGGGACTTCGACATGTGGCAGGCTAGCAATGTGGAGGTTATGCAG AACCTCCTAAGCAGAAGTGGGACTCTAGACGAGCAAATCAAGTGGGAGGCTATTGCGACAGCTCGCGGACTTTGCACCCTGACCGACAGCTGCACCTGTGGCGACTGTACCGGTGCCAAGTACCTGGCCGGAGTCGCTGATGGCGACGGGGGGCTTGGGGCAGCGCCACTCTTCAACGCTATTAGTGTCGGATGCCAGATACAGTGA